GTACGAATTCAGGCATTCATACGGTTGGTGTGCTGACGCAATATCAGCCTCATGAACTTAATACGTATATCGGCATCGGTTCTCCATGGGATCTGGACAGAAAAGACGGGGGAGTAACGATTTTGTCCCCTTATATCAGGCAAAAGGGCGGGGATTGGTACAGCGGGACAGCCAACGCTATTTACCAGAATATAAACTTTATTGAACAGTACGACCCGGAGTATGTACTTATAATATCCGGCGACCATATTTATAAGATGGACTACGACAAACTGCTTCTTAATCATAAAAAAAGCGGGGCGGATGCGACCATTGCTGTGATTGAGGTGGACTGGAGGGAGGCCAGCCGCTTTGGCATCATGAATACAGATGAAACAGGCAGGATCGTCGAGTTCGATGAAAAGCCGAAAGAACCCAAAAGCAATCTGGCTTCAATGGGGGTCTATATGTTCACTTGGAAATCTTTGAAACTTTATCTGGAGCGGGATAAGCAGAATCCGCTTTCCAGTAATGACTTCGGCAAAGATATTATTCCGGCTATGCTGGAGGATAAGGTCAGGATGATGGCTTACTCCTTTGAAGGCTACTGGAAGGATGTGGGGACGATTCAAAGCTTATGGGAGGCTAATATGGATCTTCTGGATGAGGATAACGGCCTGGATCTGGATGATAAGCGCTCACGGATTTATTCGGTTAATCCTTATCAACCGGCTCAATATATCGCTTCCTCGGCGGAAGTGCGTGATTCCCTTGTGAACGAGGGGTGCTCGGTTTTCGGCAAAGTGGATCACTCTGTTTTGTTCTACGGTGTGAGGGTAGAAGAGAACGCCTATGTTCAGGATTCTGTCCTGATGCCCCATGTTTCGGTCGGGCGGAATGTGACTATCCGCAAAGCAATTATTGGAGAGCATACAGTCATTGAGGATGGGGCCGAGATCGGAGACGGTGAGGAAATCGTGTTGATAGGCAGCAATGAAACTATACGCGCCGTTTCACATATGAAGGGGTGAGAGCGAATGAAACAGTTAATGGGTGTCATTAATTTAGTCCATGAGCCGGATGATCTGGAAGAATTAACAATATACCGGAACACTGCCTGTGTACCCTTTGGAGGAAGATACCGTCTGATTGATTTCATGCTTTCGAACATGGTGAATTCAGGAATTGGGAACGTAGCCGTGTTTACCCATCATAAATACAGGTCTCTGATGGATCACTTAGGGTCAGGAAAAGAATGGGATCTAGACCGGAAAAGGGAGGCTTGTTTCTGCTCCCGTCCTTGGGTGATGGAAGTAATGGCACGGCCAGGGGAGATTTGTTCCAGCTTTATACTAACCGGGATTTTTTTTATCGTGGAAAAGAACAGCTGGTGCTCTTGGCAAGGAGCCATGTGGTCTGCAATATTCAGTTTGATGAGGCAGTCCGTTTCCATGAGGAGAAAAAAGCGGACATCACGATTATTTATAAAGAGATGGAACCTGATCCGAGTGCCAAATTTCATCGCCTGGCGGTACGGGGAGACGACCGCATTACGGTGATGGAGGACCAGTCAGGGCGGCTGCGGACCGATAATATTTCCTTAGAGATGTACATCATGAATAAGGAACTCTTTCTGGACATGGTGGAGTCAACGCTGGCAAGGGGCTACGATTACATAATAAGAGACGGGATTTTGAAGAACACCGATAAACTTGGGGTATACGGATACAGGTTTGACGGACATGCGGGGATCGTCACTTCTATCAATAGTTATTACAGACACAGCATGGAACTGCTTTGCCCGAATAATCTCCGGGATCTCTTTTTCCAAAATAAGCCGATTTATACGAAAATCAAGGATGAGCCTCCGGCCAAGCACATAAACGGATGCACCGTGAAAAATTCTCTGGTTGCCAACGGTTGTGTCATCAAAGGAACGGTCAAGAACAGTATTTTGTTCAGGGGGGTCCGGGTAGAGAAAGGGGCCGTGATCAAAAACAGTATTATCATGCAAAATTGCGTAATCCGCCAAAATGCAAAGATTGAAAACAGTATTTTGGATAAGGATGTGCTGATCAGTCCGGACCGGTCGCTTTGCGGAGACCAGCGTGCCCCTTTTGTGGCAGCCAAGACGAAGGTTATATAGACCGGCATTTGAAGGATGGGAGAGTATAAGATGAAAATCTTATTTGCCGCTGCTGAGGCAGTGCCTTTTGTCAAAACAGGCGGGCTCGGGGATGTCATCGGTTCTTTGCCGAAAGAGCTGAAGCGTCTCGGGGCAGATATCAGAGTAGTTTTGCCCAAGTATGGAGATATTCCCGAACGTTTCAGGCAAAACATGGAGACGGTTGCTGTGTTTGACGTGCGTTTGGGCTGGAGAAACCAATACTGTGGAATTGAGAAGCTGAAACATGATGAGGTGACCTATTACTTCGTCGATAATGAATATTATTTCGGCCGCCCGGGATTGTACGGTTATGGTGATGATGCGGAACGTTTTGCTTTATTTCAGCAGGGGAGTCTTGAACGGGCTGCATCATCTGGATTTTAGGCCGGACGTTATTCACTGCCATGATTGGCAGGCAGGGATGATTCCGGTACTGCTCAAGGCGCATTATGCCCATCTCCCCTTTTACAACCCGGTCAAAACGGTGATGACCATTCATAATTTGAAATATCAGGGTACTTTCAGCAAAGAGACGATGATGGATGTGTGCAATCTCGGTGATGAGTATTTTACCGGCACGGCCCTGGAAATGCATGGAGGCGGGAGCTTTCTGAAGGGCGGGCTGTTATTCGCGGATTGGATCACCACCGTCAGCCCCACCTATGCGGAGGAGATTCAGACCGGATACATTGGCGAATGTATGGATAGTCTGATCCGGTATAGGAGAGACCGTCTGAGCGGAATATTGAACGGCATCGATTATGAAGAATTCAATCCCGCAAAAGATCCTTTTCTTCAGGTAACTTACCAGGATTCACCGGAAAAGAAGAGGCAAAACAAAATGTTCCTGCAAGAACAGCTTGGACTGCCGGCAGATGATCATAAGCCGATGATTGGTTTGGTAACACGGCTGGTAGAGCAAAAAGGGCTCGATTTAATTGCAGGGGTACTGGAGGAACTGATGTCCCTTGACGCCCAATGGGTTGTGCTTGGAACCGGTGACCCCAAGTATGAGCATTTATTCCGGGATACGGCAGAGCGCTATCCAGATCGTTTATCTGCCAATCTGTTTTTCGATGAGCCATTAGCCCACCGGATTTATGCGGCCTCCGATTTGTTTCTTATGCCCTCACTTTTTGAACCGTGCGGAATCGGCCAGATGATTGCCTTTCGTTATCATACAATCCCGATCGTCCGTGAAACAGGAGGCCTTAAAGATACCGTTCAACCTTATAAAAATCATATAGGGGAAGGCACCGGGTTTACTTTTGCAAATTATAACGCGCATGATATGCTACATACCGTCCGGCATGCCATCGAAATATGTCAGGCAGGAGGAGAACCCTGGAATAACTTGATGAATAACGTAAAAAAATTGGATTTCAGCTGGAGAAAATCCGCGTGTTCCTACATCCGTTTATATGAACAGCTTGTTAAAGATGAAGTCCTTGATTAAAAATCCCCGGTTCCCTTTGGTCAAGACCCCATTTTAACCCTCCCCCTTTTATTCAAGGCGATGGTTATTGCTATAGATCTCAAAAGCATAAATAAAGCAAAAAAAACGATTGTAAAAATATGTAAACGTTGGTATGATGTATTAGAAAATTTTCTTGTGGGAGGTTGTTTGGATGATTGTTAAAGAAGTAGTTCCAACACTATTAGTTGGAGGAATGTTAGCAGGTTGTTTTCCACCCAATAACGTCAATGCAGCATCATCAGATGCATTACAAAAAGTACAAGTAAGCAGTAACAGCAGCCCTTGAAAGTGGACTGTGGGTATATATTCAAAAAAAGGCATATAAAGAGGCCGCTAAATTATTGTTAAAATTTGTGATTGGCGCTAATGCTGTAACACTGACAGGAGTTCTCATTTATTATGGTGGTGTCTGCACTTACAAACATGGTTAAGCCAAGGGGGAGGTAATTAAATCATGAACGTTCACAAATTTTTATACTTAATGGTGCATATAGTTACTCCTTTAACATATTTTATCGTGTCTATAGTTTGGGGATACTTTGCCTTATCAAAATCTACATGGGAAAATATGCTAAGCAATCTTTCGATAATGGGAATATATTACCTACTGGTTAGTGTCTTTTGGATAACTAATATGAAAACCATTGATAAAGTTATGGAAAAATTAAAGAATGAAAAAAAATGATTTAATATCCTCTCTCTAACTGGTCAAGACCTCATTTTGTAGACATTGAAAAAAGACCTAGGCGGCAAGCTGGCGTCGGTACTCTGATCTTACTCCCCAAGTGAACAGCATTAAAACTGATATGTCCTAAGCAACCTTAGTACGGTACTCACTGGACTAAGGTTGCTTAATTTTGTTTGAACCTATGCCCTCTAATGAACTTAAATGACCAGAAAGCAATACGACCTGAATTTCAAAAAGATGATCGTTGCCAAGGGAAAAGAAATCGGCAATATGACGGCTATCGCGAGACAGCATGAGCTCGATCCGAAGATGGTTCTTCGATGGGGCATCTGGATCAGTTGGATGGGACAAGCGTGAAGCAAGCGAAGTTCGTCCCGACAGCAGAAGATTCCTCCCAGCTTGAGAAAGAGCTGGAGAAGTTGAAAAAGCTATATGCTGAACAGGCGCTTGAGAGGGAAATCCTCAAAGACCTGCTAATTCGACCAATTTTGGCGCCCCTTAATGGTTACCGTATCGCAGTTCTTATTTTAATGAATACGGAGATGGAAGTTATGTTAAAGAAATTATGGTATGTTATTGGCTTTTCATTCACTATCGTAGGTATGTTGTTAGGTTATTTCTCAAATAATGAACCATTGAAAATAATAGTTCTCTATACCGGATGTTTTATTCTAGCTATTTTACGTATTATGCTTTACGTTTCAAATAAACGGGAAAAAAAAGATCCCCCATCTTGATAGCCTGAGGCATTTCATTGAAAAGCCCTCCCTGTTTCCCCCTCCATTTCTATCCATAGTGTTCCCCACCGTTAAACAAGCGAAATACAAGAAAGAACAAACAATTAACTTGGTTCCTTCCAATTTAAAAAATCCATCATTTACAAAATATGGATACGGGTGCTATGATGTAGAGGAATTTAATTATTCTTCTCCAATAACCATTACAAAGGAGGCGTACCCATTGGTTGTGAAAATGAAGAAAGCACTTATTTTATTCATGTCGTTTACCCTGCTATGTATTTCCATGGGTATCCATGATTCTGTTGCAGATGCACAACCCCAAGAAGACATCTTCGTAAACGAAGGATTTCATGAACTTCAGACCGTTTTGTCCGCAATTGAACACATTCCCGATGCTGTCGTGGCTCAGGGAGAAGAAAAAACGATTGAATGGTTAACCCAACATACAGGGATGAGAGTCATTGTTAAAGAAGGGAACCTTCAATTTCTTCCCAAACTTCTTCCATCTTTCAATATTCCAGGTTGTATAAGTGCCATTGGACTCGCGATACTTACAGTGGGCTTCCCCTTCACAAAAATCCTTAAGGTAAA
This Paenibacillus larvae subsp. larvae DNA region includes the following protein-coding sequences:
- a CDS encoding glucose-1-phosphate adenylyltransferase — protein: MKKKECIAMLLAGGEGRRLGILTKNLAKPAVHFGGKYRIIDFTLSNCTNSGIHTVGVLTQYQPHELNTYIGIGSPWDLDRKDGGVTILSPYIRQKGGDWYSGTANAIYQNINFIEQYDPEYVLIISGDHIYKMDYDKLLLNHKKSGADATIAVIEVDWREASRFGIMNTDETGRIVEFDEKPKEPKSNLASMGVYMFTWKSLKLYLERDKQNPLSSNDFGKDIIPAMLEDKVRMMAYSFEGYWKDVGTIQSLWEANMDLLDEDNGLDLDDKRSRIYSVNPYQPAQYIASSAEVRDSLVNEGCSVFGKVDHSVLFYGVRVEENAYVQDSVLMPHVSVGRNVTIRKAIIGEHTVIEDGAEIGDGEEIVLIGSNETIRAVSHMKG
- the glgD gene encoding glucose-1-phosphate adenylyltransferase subunit GlgD; translation: MGSRPEKGGLFLLPSLGDGSNGTARGDLFQLYTNRDFFYRGKEQLVLLARSHVVCNIQFDEAVRFHEEKKADITIIYKEMEPDPSAKFHRLAVRGDDRITVMEDQSGRLRTDNISLEMYIMNKELFLDMVESTLARGYDYIIRDGILKNTDKLGVYGYRFDGHAGIVTSINSYYRHSMELLCPNNLRDLFFQNKPIYTKIKDEPPAKHINGCTVKNSLVANGCVIKGTVKNSILFRGVRVEKGAVIKNSIIMQNCVIRQNAKIENSILDKDVLISPDRSLCGDQRAPFVAAKTKVI